One genomic segment of Peribacillus sp. FSL H8-0477 includes these proteins:
- the purE gene encoding 5-(carboxyamino)imidazole ribonucleotide mutase, which translates to MKPQVGVIMGSVSDWETMKYTCEVLEQLNIPFEKRVVSAHRTPDLMFEYAENARDRGLHVIIAGAGGAAHLPGMIAAKTTVPVIGVPVQTKALNGIDSLLSIVQMPGGVPVATVAIGKAGATNAGLLAGQILSINNTAITEQLEALRYETREKVFESSEQLK; encoded by the coding sequence ATGAAACCGCAAGTTGGCGTTATTATGGGAAGCGTTTCGGATTGGGAAACAATGAAGTATACCTGTGAAGTATTAGAGCAGTTGAATATACCATTTGAAAAGAGAGTGGTGTCCGCACACCGTACTCCTGATTTAATGTTTGAATATGCGGAAAATGCCAGAGATAGAGGGTTGCATGTGATTATCGCTGGTGCTGGTGGTGCCGCGCATTTGCCTGGGATGATTGCAGCCAAAACAACAGTCCCTGTTATCGGAGTACCTGTACAAACAAAAGCACTGAATGGCATTGATTCATTACTATCGATTGTTCAAATGCCAGGCGGCGTACCAGTTGCGACAGTGGCTATTGGAAAGGCTGGTGCGACAAATGCAGGGTTACTTGCAGGTCAAATCCTTTCTATAAATAATACGGCAATCACAGAGCAGTTAGAAGCTTTGCGATATGAAACGAGGGAAAAGGTATTTGAGAGCAGTGAACAGCTTAAATAA
- the purQ gene encoding phosphoribosylformylglycinamidine synthase subunit PurQ — translation MKFAVIVFPGSNCDVDMYHAIKDELGEEAEYVWHTADNLDQFDGILLPGGFSYGDYLRSGAIARFSTVMTEVVKAANAGKPVLGICNGFQILLEAGLLPGAMRRNRDLKFICRPVQLQVENAETAFTNGYSQGEIINIPVAHGEGNYYCDAQTLEQLKANNQIVFTYKGDNPNGSLEKIAGIINQQGNVLGMMPHPERAVDSLLGSNDGLMLFQSIVKNWRESHVVNA, via the coding sequence GTGAAATTTGCCGTAATCGTATTTCCCGGCTCCAATTGTGATGTTGATATGTATCATGCAATTAAAGATGAACTAGGAGAAGAAGCGGAATATGTTTGGCATACTGCGGATAACTTAGATCAATTTGATGGAATTCTTTTACCTGGCGGCTTTTCATACGGTGATTACCTGCGCTCAGGTGCTATTGCTCGGTTTTCGACAGTGATGACAGAGGTGGTTAAAGCGGCAAATGCAGGTAAGCCTGTCCTTGGAATATGTAATGGATTTCAAATTCTTCTTGAAGCAGGTCTTCTGCCTGGAGCGATGCGTAGAAATCGTGACTTGAAATTTATCTGTCGTCCGGTTCAGCTGCAAGTTGAAAATGCCGAAACAGCTTTTACAAACGGCTATTCTCAAGGGGAGATCATTAATATCCCCGTAGCACATGGTGAAGGAAATTATTATTGTGATGCTCAAACTCTAGAACAGTTGAAAGCTAATAATCAAATTGTATTTACCTATAAGGGTGACAATCCAAATGGCAGTCTTGAGAAAATTGCCGGAATTATTAATCAGCAGGGAAATGTACTTGGGATGATGCCTCACCCTGAGCGTGCTGTCGATTCGCTGCTCGGAAGTAATGACGGATTAATGCTGTTTCAATCGATCGTTAAGAACTGGAGGGAATCACATGTCGTTAATGCTTGA
- the purM gene encoding phosphoribosylformylglycinamidine cyclo-ligase → MSNAYKEAGVDIEAGYEAVSRMKKHVQKTMRTGVMSSLGGFGGMFDLSMLGLKEPVLVSGTDGVGTKLLLAIMMDKHDTIGIDCVAMCVNDIIVQGAEPLYFLDYIACGQADPERIEQIVKGIADGCEQAGCALIGGETAEMPGMYSTEEYDVAGFAVGAAEKAQLVTGESIQAGDVVIGLASSGIHSNGYSLVRKVLLQDAEMDLSEIVEELGCTLGEELLKPTKIYVKSILAALKQYDLKGLAHITGGGFIENIPRMLPDHLGVEIIQDSWKIPEIFNLLQAKGALKSEDMFNVFNMGIGMTIVVKETEASQLCQYFNELGEEASIIGRVTNIAGVSFRETV, encoded by the coding sequence GTGTCAAATGCATATAAAGAAGCTGGCGTGGATATAGAAGCGGGCTATGAAGCCGTTTCACGAATGAAAAAACATGTCCAGAAGACGATGCGTACGGGTGTTATGAGTAGTCTAGGAGGCTTTGGCGGGATGTTTGATTTGTCAATGCTAGGGCTAAAGGAACCAGTGCTGGTTTCAGGAACGGATGGAGTCGGCACCAAACTGCTTCTAGCAATAATGATGGATAAACATGATACAATTGGGATTGATTGTGTAGCTATGTGTGTGAACGATATTATTGTCCAGGGAGCCGAGCCTCTTTACTTCCTCGATTATATTGCATGCGGGCAGGCTGACCCAGAACGAATTGAACAGATTGTCAAAGGGATAGCCGATGGCTGTGAACAGGCAGGCTGTGCTCTAATTGGCGGAGAAACAGCAGAAATGCCAGGAATGTACTCGACCGAAGAATATGATGTTGCTGGATTTGCTGTTGGAGCTGCAGAGAAAGCACAGTTAGTGACAGGAGAAAGTATTCAAGCGGGAGATGTTGTTATTGGCCTAGCGTCTAGCGGCATCCATAGCAATGGCTATTCATTGGTTCGTAAAGTTCTTTTACAGGATGCAGAAATGGACCTTAGCGAGATCGTCGAGGAACTTGGCTGTACGCTTGGCGAGGAACTTCTTAAACCAACGAAAATCTATGTAAAATCAATCCTAGCTGCCTTAAAACAATATGACCTAAAAGGTCTGGCCCACATTACCGGAGGAGGGTTTATTGAAAATATTCCTCGTATGCTGCCAGATCATCTAGGTGTTGAGATCATCCAAGATTCATGGAAGATACCAGAAATCTTTAACTTGCTGCAAGCAAAAGGCGCGCTTAAATCAGAAGACATGTTTAATGTGTTTAACATGGGTATTGGTATGACGATTGTAGTGAAGGAAACTGAAGCAAGTCAGCTATGTCAGTACTTTAATGAATTAGGTGAAGAAGCATCAATCATTGGAAGAGTGACAAACATTGCCGGTGTGTCTTTTCGGGAAACGGTGTAA
- the purC gene encoding phosphoribosylaminoimidazolesuccinocarboxamide synthase produces the protein MEKRELLYEGKAKRIYATEDQEIVWVEYKDSATAFNGGKKAEIEGKGALNNGITSLLFSKLQQSGISSHFIKSISEREQLVKSVTIIPLEVVVRNIAAGSLAKRLGFPEGQPLKQPIVEFYYKDDELGDPLLTEAHINELAVASSDEVTVLRNKALQVNTVLSSFFQEIGVLLVDFKLEFGKLANGDILLADEISPDTCRLWDSETKEKFDKDVFRRDLGSLVEAYEKIYAKLKETQHV, from the coding sequence ATGGAAAAACGAGAATTACTGTATGAAGGAAAAGCGAAACGGATTTATGCAACAGAAGACCAGGAAATTGTTTGGGTAGAATACAAAGATTCCGCAACGGCATTTAATGGCGGGAAAAAAGCAGAAATTGAAGGTAAAGGTGCTCTGAATAATGGAATTACCAGTTTACTATTTTCAAAGCTGCAGCAATCGGGTATCTCTTCTCACTTTATAAAATCAATTTCCGAACGTGAACAACTGGTCAAGAGTGTCACCATTATTCCGCTTGAAGTAGTCGTACGTAATATCGCAGCCGGAAGCCTGGCAAAGCGTCTTGGATTTCCAGAAGGTCAGCCTCTAAAACAACCGATTGTTGAGTTTTATTATAAAGATGATGAATTAGGCGATCCATTACTTACAGAAGCACATATCAATGAACTAGCAGTGGCAAGCAGTGATGAAGTAACGGTTCTTCGGAATAAGGCACTTCAAGTGAATACCGTTTTATCAAGCTTTTTTCAAGAAATTGGCGTCCTTCTGGTCGATTTTAAACTGGAATTTGGCAAACTTGCCAATGGTGATATTCTGCTGGCCGATGAGATATCTCCTGACACTTGCAGGCTATGGGACAGTGAAACGAAAGAAAAGTTCGATAAAGATGTATTCCGACGCGATTTAGGGAGTTTAGTAGAGGCTTACGAAAAAATCTATGCAAAGCTAAAGGAGACTCAACATGTATAA
- the purB gene encoding adenylosuccinate lyase, which produces MIERYTRPEMGAIWTEDNRFKAWLEVEILACEAWSELGAIPKEDVKLLRENASFDTKRIKEIEEETRHDVVAFTRAVSESLGEERKWVHYGLTSTDVVDTALSYILKQANEILFADLERFIEILKNKAIEHKFTVMMGRTHGVHAEPTTFGLKLALWHEEMKRNLERFKSVCKGIEVGKMSGAVGTFANIDPFIESYVCEKLGLEAAPISTQTLQRDRHADYMATLALIATSIEKFAIEIRGLQKSETREVEERFTKGQKGSSAMPHKRNPIGSENMTGLARVIRGYMQTAYDNVPLWHERDISHSSAERIILPDATIALNYMLNRFGNIVKNLTVYPENMKRNMDRTLGLIYSQRVLLTLIDKGLAREEAYDTVQPKAMESWEKQVPFRTLLDNDDKITSLLSKEELDECFDYHHHLKQVDYIFDRLGL; this is translated from the coding sequence ATGATAGAACGCTATACTCGTCCCGAAATGGGCGCAATTTGGACAGAAGACAATCGATTTAAAGCATGGTTGGAAGTTGAAATTCTTGCTTGTGAAGCATGGTCGGAATTAGGTGCCATTCCAAAAGAAGATGTGAAGTTACTTCGTGAAAATGCTTCATTTGATACGAAACGTATTAAGGAAATTGAAGAAGAAACGCGTCATGATGTGGTTGCTTTTACAAGAGCCGTTTCAGAATCCCTTGGTGAAGAACGGAAATGGGTTCATTATGGTCTCACCTCTACAGATGTGGTAGATACGGCGCTATCTTATATCTTAAAACAAGCAAATGAAATTTTGTTTGCTGATCTAGAACGTTTTATTGAAATTTTAAAGAATAAAGCAATTGAACATAAGTTTACAGTCATGATGGGACGTACACATGGCGTTCATGCAGAGCCAACTACCTTTGGATTAAAGCTTGCGCTTTGGCATGAAGAAATGAAACGGAACCTAGAACGGTTTAAATCCGTTTGTAAAGGCATTGAAGTTGGCAAAATGTCTGGTGCAGTTGGTACTTTTGCCAATATTGATCCATTCATCGAGAGTTATGTTTGTGAAAAGCTTGGTCTTGAAGCGGCACCAATTTCAACTCAAACTTTACAGCGCGACCGTCATGCAGATTATATGGCAACACTCGCTTTAATTGCTACATCCATTGAAAAGTTTGCTATTGAAATCCGCGGGCTGCAAAAAAGTGAAACACGTGAAGTAGAAGAGAGGTTTACTAAGGGGCAAAAGGGCTCATCTGCGATGCCTCATAAACGAAATCCAATTGGTTCAGAGAATATGACTGGTCTTGCCCGTGTGATCCGCGGTTATATGCAGACTGCTTACGATAATGTACCACTTTGGCATGAACGTGATATTTCTCATTCATCTGCTGAACGGATTATTCTTCCGGATGCGACGATTGCCTTGAATTATATGCTTAATCGTTTTGGTAACATCGTGAAGAATTTGACTGTTTATCCGGAGAATATGAAACGTAATATGGACCGTACACTGGGTCTGATTTATTCACAACGTGTATTACTTACCTTAATCGATAAAGGACTGGCAAGGGAAGAAGCCTATGACACCGTTCAGCCAAAAGCAATGGAATCATGGGAAAAACAAGTTCCTTTCCGTACGCTTCTTGATAACGATGATAAAATTACTAGTTTATTATCGAAAGAAGAGTTAGATGAATGTTTTGATTATCACCATCATTTAAAACAGGTTGATTATATCTTTGATCGCCTCGGTCTTTAA
- the purS gene encoding phosphoribosylformylglycinamidine synthase subunit PurS, which produces MYKVKVYITLRESVLDPQGTAVKQSLHSMTYNQVQDVRIGKYMELSIEDTTTDVNQLVKEMCERLLANTVIEDYRYDIEEVVAL; this is translated from the coding sequence ATGTATAAAGTAAAAGTTTACATTACCTTGCGTGAAAGTGTTTTAGATCCACAGGGAACGGCGGTTAAACAATCGTTACACAGTATGACCTACAATCAAGTGCAGGATGTTCGAATCGGAAAATATATGGAACTTAGTATTGAAGATACAACAACAGATGTGAATCAGTTAGTTAAAGAAATGTGTGAACGCCTGCTGGCTAATACAGTCATTGAGGATTATCGCTATGATATTGAGGAGGTTGTCGCGCTGTGA
- the purN gene encoding phosphoribosylglycinamide formyltransferase, producing MKKIAVFASGNGSNFQALVEAEKMGKLDAKISLLICDQPEAYVLKRASAERIPFLCVSPKCYSSKISYEQALLEQLNRENIDFILLAGYMRLIGPTLLQAYPRGIINIHPSLLPAFPGKDAVDQAVKAGVKVTGLTIHYVDEGLDTGPIIAQRAVEIETGDTRESIQKRIQLAEHQVYPAVVQQLLHDCINLHLEGSK from the coding sequence ATGAAAAAGATTGCAGTATTTGCTTCTGGGAACGGGAGCAATTTTCAGGCGCTGGTCGAAGCAGAGAAAATGGGTAAACTTGATGCGAAGATCAGTCTGCTTATTTGTGATCAACCAGAAGCGTACGTGTTGAAAAGGGCTTCGGCTGAACGTATTCCTTTCCTATGTGTTTCACCCAAATGTTATTCATCTAAAATATCCTATGAACAAGCCTTATTAGAACAGTTAAATAGAGAGAATATTGATTTTATCCTTCTTGCTGGGTATATGAGATTGATAGGCCCGACTTTATTACAAGCATATCCGCGAGGAATCATAAACATCCATCCATCACTTCTTCCGGCCTTTCCAGGGAAAGATGCAGTTGATCAGGCTGTTAAAGCTGGCGTTAAGGTAACGGGTCTGACAATCCATTATGTCGATGAGGGATTGGATACTGGTCCAATCATTGCACAACGAGCTGTTGAGATTGAAACTGGAGATACGAGGGAAAGTATACAGAAACGCATACAACTGGCAGAGCATCAAGTATATCCTGCCGTCGTACAGCAATTGCTGCACGACTGTATAAACTTACACTTGGAGGGTTCAAAATGA
- the purK gene encoding 5-(carboxyamino)imidazole ribonucleotide synthase: protein MNSLNKQVIGPNQTIGIIGGGQLGRMMALAAKASGFKIAVLDPTLGCPCGQVADYQITGAYDDLASLRKLSEISDVITYEFENVSAEALEWLKEHANLPQGTELLKLSQDRLREKAAIEAAGVPVAPYYPIHSIEDIYVSIEKLGYPSVLKTVRGGYDGKGQFVIRDESDISKASNLVEMGDCVLEAWVPFVKEISVIMTRKANGDLTHFPVAENIHQNNILHQTIVPARITQEAEQKAVQLARNLAEELHLVGTLAVEMFLTATDELIVNELAPRPHNSGHFTIEACETSQFEQHVRAICNWPLASTRLLKPVVMANLLGEHLDGALSAITEQKDWKFHLYGKEEAKSKRKMGHITILRPTIKQALAELEASGIWKHQVETEEIK, encoded by the coding sequence GTGAACAGCTTAAATAAGCAAGTTATAGGCCCTAATCAAACCATCGGGATTATCGGCGGTGGTCAGCTGGGAAGAATGATGGCACTGGCTGCTAAAGCATCGGGATTTAAGATTGCCGTATTAGATCCAACACTTGGTTGTCCGTGCGGGCAAGTAGCCGACTATCAGATAACAGGTGCTTACGATGATCTGGCTAGTTTAAGAAAACTTTCTGAGATTAGTGACGTCATTACTTACGAATTTGAAAATGTGAGTGCTGAGGCTCTTGAATGGCTGAAGGAACATGCTAATTTACCACAAGGAACGGAATTACTGAAGCTTTCACAAGATCGTTTACGAGAAAAGGCGGCTATAGAAGCGGCTGGCGTTCCTGTTGCTCCCTATTACCCTATCCATTCAATCGAAGATATTTACGTATCTATTGAGAAATTAGGCTATCCGAGTGTGTTAAAAACAGTTCGGGGAGGCTATGATGGAAAAGGGCAGTTCGTGATTCGAGATGAGTCTGATATAAGCAAGGCAAGTAATCTTGTAGAAATGGGAGATTGTGTCCTCGAAGCGTGGGTACCTTTTGTTAAAGAAATCTCAGTCATTATGACTCGTAAGGCAAATGGTGACCTGACTCATTTTCCCGTCGCTGAAAACATACATCAAAATAACATCTTGCATCAAACCATTGTTCCTGCGCGAATTACACAGGAAGCCGAGCAAAAAGCCGTACAACTAGCGAGAAATCTAGCTGAAGAGCTTCATTTGGTTGGAACCCTCGCCGTTGAAATGTTTTTGACAGCAACCGATGAATTAATTGTCAACGAGCTGGCACCGCGGCCGCATAATTCTGGACACTTTACAATTGAGGCTTGTGAGACATCTCAATTTGAGCAGCATGTCCGTGCTATTTGTAATTGGCCGTTAGCCAGTACGAGACTATTAAAACCCGTTGTGATGGCTAATCTTCTTGGAGAACATCTTGATGGTGCTCTCTCCGCTATTACGGAACAAAAGGATTGGAAATTCCATCTCTATGGAAAAGAAGAAGCGAAGTCAAAAAGGAAAATGGGCCATATCACTATATTGCGCCCTACGATTAAACAAGCATTAGCCGAATTAGAAGCTAGTGGAATTTGGAAGCATCAGGTTGAAACGGAGGAAATAAAATGA
- a CDS encoding NETI motif-containing protein, whose product MTQKSKKTFEVAEGESIDSCLDRMKAEGYAPVRRIEKPIFAEHVSDGITQYEPVNRKIVFEAKIIQ is encoded by the coding sequence GTGACGCAGAAAAGTAAGAAGACGTTTGAAGTAGCAGAAGGGGAAAGTATTGATTCTTGTCTTGATCGAATGAAGGCTGAAGGATATGCTCCTGTACGGCGGATTGAAAAGCCGATCTTTGCTGAACATGTTTCGGATGGAATTACTCAATACGAGCCTGTGAATCGGAAAATTGTTTTTGAAGCCAAGATTATTCAGTAA
- the purF gene encoding amidophosphoribosyltransferase produces MLAELKGLNEECGVFGIWGHEDAAQITYYGLHSLQHRGQEGAGIVEMNDDQLTCVKGEGLVTEVFTTEKMKNLNGRAAIGHVRYATAGGGGYENVQPLLFNFQSGAMALAHNGNLVNANQLKSQLEAQGSIFQTSSDTEVLAHLIRRGGFATHKNRLKNALSMLKGAYAFLIMTETEMMVALDPHGLRPLSIGKLGDAYVVASETCALDIVGAKFVRDVEPGELVVINDDGITSEYFSMSSQRAMCTMEYIYFARPDSNIEGINVHTARKNLGKQLAKEVTIEADVVTGVPDSSISVAIGYAEATGMPYELGLIKNRYVGRTFIQPSQSLREQGVKMKLSAVRGVVEGKRVVMVDDSIVRGTTSKRIVTMLKEAGAKEVHVLISSPPIKNPCFYGIDTSTTSELIASENSVEEIRQLIGADSLTFLSVEGTVEGIGRSFDGETHGACMACFTGNYPTEIYEETREGYQKC; encoded by the coding sequence ATGCTTGCTGAATTAAAAGGACTAAATGAGGAATGTGGAGTTTTTGGTATCTGGGGTCATGAAGATGCTGCACAAATTACCTATTACGGATTGCATAGTCTGCAGCATCGAGGACAAGAAGGCGCTGGTATTGTCGAAATGAACGACGATCAGCTAACCTGTGTCAAAGGTGAAGGGCTTGTTACAGAAGTCTTTACGACGGAGAAGATGAAGAACCTCAATGGGAGAGCGGCAATCGGCCATGTTCGATACGCAACAGCAGGCGGCGGAGGCTATGAAAATGTCCAGCCGCTGCTGTTCAACTTCCAAAGCGGCGCCATGGCATTGGCTCATAACGGTAATCTGGTCAATGCAAATCAATTAAAATCACAGTTAGAAGCACAGGGGAGTATATTTCAAACTTCTTCAGATACAGAAGTACTTGCACACTTAATACGCAGAGGCGGTTTTGCAACACATAAAAACCGTCTTAAAAATGCATTGAGTATGCTAAAAGGTGCATATGCCTTTTTAATTATGACAGAGACAGAAATGATGGTGGCGTTAGATCCTCATGGTTTACGTCCATTATCCATTGGTAAGCTCGGTGATGCGTATGTTGTCGCATCGGAAACGTGTGCGTTAGATATCGTAGGGGCAAAATTTGTTCGTGATGTGGAACCTGGTGAATTAGTCGTTATTAATGACGATGGAATAACATCTGAGTACTTTTCCATGTCCTCACAACGGGCAATGTGCACGATGGAATACATTTATTTTGCCCGTCCGGATAGCAATATTGAAGGAATTAATGTTCATACTGCAAGAAAGAATCTCGGAAAGCAGCTGGCAAAAGAAGTAACCATTGAAGCGGATGTAGTAACAGGCGTTCCTGATTCTAGTATTTCCGTCGCAATTGGTTATGCTGAGGCAACAGGGATGCCTTATGAACTTGGATTAATTAAAAATAGATATGTAGGCCGGACATTTATCCAGCCTTCACAGTCTTTACGTGAACAGGGTGTAAAGATGAAATTATCAGCCGTAAGAGGAGTAGTTGAAGGCAAGCGGGTGGTAATGGTTGATGATTCCATTGTTCGGGGAACGACAAGTAAGCGAATTGTAACCATGTTAAAGGAAGCAGGAGCAAAAGAGGTCCACGTGCTGATCAGCTCACCTCCAATAAAAAACCCCTGCTTTTATGGCATTGATACCTCAACTACATCCGAATTGATTGCCTCTGAAAATTCAGTTGAAGAAATTCGGCAGTTGATTGGTGCTGATTCACTCACCTTCTTAAGTGTTGAAGGTACCGTCGAAGGAATTGGACGATCGTTTGATGGCGAAACTCATGGTGCCTGTATGGCTTGCTTCACTGGAAACTATCCAACAGAAATCTATGAAGAAACACGTGAAGGCTATCAAAAATGCTGA
- the purL gene encoding phosphoribosylformylglycinamidine synthase subunit PurL, translating into MSLMLEPSPEMIKSERIFAEMGLTDEEFAMVEKILGRMPNYTETGLFSVMWSEHCSYKNSKPVLSKFPVTGEKVLQGPGEGAGIVDIGDNQAVVFKIESHNHPSAIEPYQGAATGVGGIIRDVFSMGSRPIAMLNSLRFGELDNPRTKYLFKEVVAGIAGYGNCMGIPTVGGEIQFDPSYEGNPLVNAMCVGLINHHEIQKGQARGIGNTVMYVGAKTGRDGIHGATFASEELTETSEAKRPAVQVGDPFMEKLLLEACLDLIKSDALVGIQDMGAAGLTSSSAEMASKAGSGIEMNLDLIPQRETGMTAYEMMLSESQERMLIVVKKGREQEIREIFSKYDLEAVAVGQVTEAKNLKLTHKGSIIADVPVDALAEEAPVYHKPSSEPGYFREFQAMTIPAPQISDYKTALKDLLSQPTISSKEWVYDQYDYMVRTNTVVAPGSDAAVVRIRETNKALAMTTDCNSRYLYLDPEMGGKIAVAEAARNIICSGAEPLAITDCLNFGSPEKPEIFWQIEKATDGMSEACRTLQTPVIGGNVSLYNETNGVAIYPTPVIGMVGLISDLAHITTQEFKQAGDLIYVIGEAKSEFGGSELQKMIDGKISGPAPFIDLAVEQKRQQHILQAIQLGLVASAHDIAEGGFAVAAAESLFGQNNLGAEMVIKGDVMSALFAETQSRFILSIKPEHKEGFEALVDDAYLIGTVTHDATLKMVNEAGTNLIDVDVSELHAAWKGAIPCLLN; encoded by the coding sequence ATGTCGTTAATGCTTGAGCCAAGCCCAGAAATGATTAAGTCAGAGCGGATATTTGCAGAAATGGGACTGACGGATGAAGAATTTGCGATGGTGGAAAAAATCCTTGGGCGTATGCCTAATTATACAGAGACCGGTTTGTTTTCGGTTATGTGGTCAGAGCATTGCTCGTATAAAAACTCTAAACCTGTATTGAGCAAGTTTCCTGTCACAGGTGAGAAAGTTCTTCAAGGTCCAGGAGAAGGTGCTGGCATCGTTGATATTGGGGATAATCAAGCGGTAGTATTTAAAATTGAAAGTCATAACCATCCCTCTGCGATTGAGCCTTATCAAGGAGCAGCAACGGGTGTCGGTGGAATCATTAGAGACGTATTTTCCATGGGATCCCGACCGATTGCTATGTTGAATTCTTTACGCTTTGGCGAGCTGGATAACCCAAGGACCAAATACTTATTCAAAGAAGTTGTCGCTGGAATTGCTGGGTATGGGAACTGTATGGGCATTCCAACTGTTGGAGGGGAGATACAATTTGATCCATCCTATGAAGGAAACCCGCTTGTGAATGCTATGTGTGTTGGATTAATAAATCATCATGAAATTCAAAAAGGTCAGGCTCGCGGTATTGGGAATACGGTTATGTATGTTGGTGCTAAAACCGGTCGTGATGGAATACATGGCGCAACTTTTGCGTCAGAAGAATTGACAGAAACGTCTGAAGCCAAACGGCCTGCAGTGCAGGTGGGTGATCCTTTCATGGAGAAGCTGCTTCTTGAAGCATGCCTTGATTTGATTAAATCGGATGCACTTGTTGGAATTCAAGACATGGGTGCAGCAGGATTAACGAGTTCTTCAGCCGAGATGGCCAGTAAGGCAGGGTCCGGAATTGAAATGAACCTTGACCTTATCCCACAGCGTGAGACAGGAATGACCGCTTACGAAATGATGCTTTCAGAATCTCAGGAGCGGATGCTTATTGTTGTGAAAAAAGGCCGCGAACAAGAAATCAGAGAGATATTTTCTAAATATGATTTAGAGGCAGTAGCCGTCGGACAGGTAACAGAAGCGAAAAATTTAAAACTGACGCATAAAGGCTCAATCATTGCCGATGTTCCTGTGGATGCACTGGCTGAAGAAGCTCCTGTATATCATAAACCATCAAGTGAACCAGGCTATTTCCGAGAGTTTCAGGCTATGACTATTCCAGCACCACAAATTTCTGATTACAAGACTGCGTTGAAAGATTTGTTGTCACAGCCGACCATCTCAAGTAAGGAATGGGTTTATGACCAATATGATTATATGGTACGAACAAATACAGTTGTAGCCCCAGGTTCAGACGCGGCTGTTGTTCGGATTCGTGAAACAAATAAGGCTTTAGCCATGACAACGGATTGCAATTCCCGCTATCTCTACCTTGACCCGGAAATGGGTGGAAAGATTGCGGTTGCTGAAGCAGCTCGTAATATCATTTGTTCTGGTGCAGAGCCGTTAGCAATTACAGACTGTTTAAACTTTGGCAGCCCAGAGAAACCAGAAATTTTCTGGCAAATTGAAAAAGCAACAGATGGCATGAGTGAAGCGTGTCGTACGCTGCAAACACCGGTCATCGGCGGAAATGTCTCCCTTTATAACGAAACAAATGGAGTGGCCATCTATCCCACACCTGTAATTGGGATGGTTGGATTGATTAGTGATTTAGCTCATATAACTACACAGGAATTCAAACAAGCTGGGGATTTAATTTATGTAATCGGCGAAGCAAAGTCTGAGTTTGGCGGAAGTGAGCTGCAGAAAATGATTGATGGCAAAATTTCTGGACCGGCACCATTTATAGACCTTGCTGTGGAACAAAAACGCCAACAGCACATTCTTCAAGCGATTCAACTGGGTTTAGTGGCATCCGCACACGACATTGCCGAAGGCGGGTTTGCCGTAGCGGCAGCAGAGTCATTGTTTGGACAAAATAACCTTGGTGCTGAAATGGTCATTAAAGGTGATGTGATGTCAGCTCTATTTGCAGAAACGCAATCACGTTTTATTCTTTCGATAAAACCGGAACATAAAGAAGGCTTTGAAGCACTTGTGGATGATGCCTATCTGATTGGGACAGTCACGCATGATGCAACATTAAAAATGGTAAATGAAGCGGGCACCAATTTGATAGATGTAGACGTTTCTGAATTACATGCTGCTTGGAAAGGAGCTATTCCATGCTTGCTGAATTAA